In Chryseobacterium lactis, a single genomic region encodes these proteins:
- a CDS encoding L-fucose dehydrogenase — MDLQLENKIIIVSGGAKGIGEGIVKVLAREKAIPVIIGRNREDNQQLIDFLTSENLTAHEITAELTNPEECRKAIDEVMTKFNRIDGLVNNAGENDGIGLEDGNYEAFMESLHKNLVHYYLLAHYVLPALKKSKGSIVNIGSKTAETGQGGTSAYAAANGGRNALTREWAVELLPYHIRVNAVIVAEAYTPLYEKWISTFEDPQGQLKKITDKIPFEKRMTKTEEIAHMVAFLLSEKSSHTTGQLIHVDGGYVHLDRAL, encoded by the coding sequence ATGGATTTACAACTCGAAAATAAGATTATTATCGTAAGCGGTGGAGCTAAAGGAATAGGAGAAGGTATTGTAAAAGTGCTCGCGAGGGAAAAAGCTATTCCTGTAATTATTGGCAGAAACAGGGAAGATAATCAGCAATTAATCGATTTTCTGACATCAGAAAATCTGACGGCTCACGAGATAACGGCAGAACTTACGAATCCTGAAGAATGCAGGAAAGCCATTGATGAGGTGATGACAAAATTTAACAGAATAGACGGGCTTGTCAACAATGCAGGAGAAAATGATGGCATCGGGTTGGAGGATGGAAACTATGAAGCTTTTATGGAATCGCTGCATAAAAATCTTGTTCATTATTATCTTCTGGCTCATTACGTTCTTCCGGCTTTGAAGAAAAGCAAGGGAAGTATTGTTAATATCGGAAGCAAAACCGCCGAAACAGGACAGGGAGGAACATCAGCCTATGCGGCAGCCAATGGAGGAAGGAATGCATTAACCAGAGAATGGGCTGTAGAATTGTTGCCTTATCATATTCGAGTGAATGCCGTCATCGTTGCAGAAGCTTATACCCCATTATACGAAAAATGGATCAGCACTTTTGAAGACCCGCAAGGCCAACTGAAAAAGATAACCGATAAAATACCCTTTGAAAAAAGAATGACTAAAACGGAAGAAATTGCCCATATGGTGGCTTTTTTACTTTCGGAAAAATCCAGCCATACCACAGGCCAGCTTATCCATGTGGATGGTGGCTATGTACATCTGGACAGAGCTTTATAA
- a CDS encoding amidohydrolase family protein, producing MIDAHVHFWKYDKVRDSWIDDSMTAIRQDFLPSDIDGILVDHHIHGIVAVQADQSLEETRFLLKLAEKYPKIKGVVGWIDFLSHDFEDQLQKFKEYPVIKGWRHIVQAEPKGFLSQPQFVGNIRKLQAYGYTYDILIYHSQMEEVIQFVRQVQDQKLILDHMGKPDIKNLEIETWKKNIIALARSENVHCKLSGLVTEAAKGKWTKEMLEPYLDIVFTYFGTSRILFGSDWPVMLLNTNYSEWLQLVKEYIQQLSREEQQQILEENAIHFYNL from the coding sequence ATGATTGATGCTCACGTACATTTCTGGAAATATGATAAGGTTCGGGATTCCTGGATCGATGACAGCATGACCGCAATCCGGCAGGATTTTTTGCCATCAGATATTGATGGAATACTGGTGGATCATCATATTCATGGAATTGTCGCAGTTCAGGCAGATCAAAGCTTGGAAGAGACCCGATTTCTACTGAAATTGGCAGAAAAATATCCAAAGATCAAAGGAGTTGTGGGCTGGATAGATTTTCTGAGCCATGATTTTGAAGATCAATTGCAGAAATTTAAAGAATATCCTGTAATAAAAGGCTGGCGTCATATTGTTCAGGCTGAGCCGAAAGGTTTTCTTTCCCAACCTCAATTTGTGGGTAATATCAGAAAACTTCAGGCTTATGGATATACGTATGATATTTTAATCTACCATTCTCAGATGGAAGAAGTGATTCAGTTTGTAAGACAAGTTCAGGATCAGAAGCTGATTTTGGACCATATGGGAAAACCTGATATAAAAAATCTGGAGATTGAAACATGGAAGAAAAATATTATCGCTTTAGCACGGTCAGAGAATGTACATTGTAAACTTTCCGGATTGGTGACTGAAGCGGCAAAGGGAAAATGGACAAAAGAAATGCTGGAGCCTTATCTGGATATTGTATTCACATATTTTGGAACCTCGAGAATTCTGTTTGGAAGTGACTGGCCCGTTATGCTTTTGAATACAAACTATTCTGAGTGGCTGCAACTTGTAAAAGAATATATACAGCAATTGAGCAGAGAGGAGCAACAACAGATTCTTGAAGAAAATGCTATTCATTTTTATAATTTATAA
- a CDS encoding L-rhamnose mutarotase has protein sequence MKRYVLALDLKDDEHLIREYEEYHQKVWPEILDSIKASGILNMEIYRTGNRLFMIMEVEDNFSFESKVKADKSNAKVQEWETLMWKYQQALPHSQPGEKWITMDKIFNL, from the coding sequence ATGAAAAGATATGTGCTGGCTTTGGACCTTAAAGATGATGAACATCTGATCCGCGAATATGAAGAATATCATCAGAAAGTATGGCCGGAAATTCTTGACAGTATAAAGGCTTCAGGAATTTTGAATATGGAAATATACCGTACCGGAAACCGTCTTTTTATGATCATGGAAGTGGAAGATAATTTCTCTTTTGAAAGTAAGGTAAAAGCAGATAAATCCAACGCAAAAGTTCAGGAATGGGAAACATTAATGTGGAAATATCAGCAGGCATTACCACATTCTCAACCGGGAGAGAAATGGATTACCATGGATAAAATTTTTAATCTATAA
- a CDS encoding fumarylacetoacetate hydrolase family protein: MKLIRYGAEGQEKPGVIIGEKYYDVSHLVNEYDEQFFSGNAIEELKQKIAEGNLQEINKDVRLGAPLARPSKIVCVGLNYKDHAAETNMPIPSEPILFFKATSAIVGPDDDVIIPKNSTKTDWEVELAIIIGKKASYVEPEDAFDHIAGYALHNDYSERAFQIERNGQWVKGKSADTFAPIGPFIATKDEIENVNNLKLWLKVNGTLMQNGNTSNFIFDVAYIVSYISQFMTLLPGDVISTGTPAGVGMGQKPKAWYLQPGDVVELGIEGLGTSKQNIKSYS, encoded by the coding sequence ATGAAACTAATAAGATACGGAGCAGAAGGTCAGGAAAAACCGGGAGTCATCATAGGCGAAAAATACTATGATGTCTCTCATTTGGTTAATGAATACGATGAGCAGTTTTTTTCCGGTAATGCGATTGAAGAATTGAAACAAAAAATTGCGGAAGGAAATCTTCAGGAAATTAATAAAGATGTGAGATTAGGAGCGCCATTGGCAAGACCATCGAAGATTGTATGTGTAGGACTCAATTATAAAGATCATGCTGCAGAAACCAATATGCCGATTCCTTCTGAGCCAATTTTGTTTTTTAAAGCTACTTCAGCAATTGTAGGCCCTGATGATGATGTAATTATTCCTAAAAACAGTACAAAAACCGATTGGGAAGTGGAACTGGCGATCATCATTGGCAAAAAAGCCAGCTATGTAGAACCAGAGGATGCTTTTGATCATATTGCAGGTTATGCTTTGCACAATGATTATAGTGAAAGAGCTTTTCAGATTGAAAGAAACGGACAGTGGGTGAAAGGGAAAAGTGCCGATACTTTTGCTCCGATAGGGCCTTTCATTGCTACAAAAGATGAGATAGAGAATGTCAACAATTTGAAGCTTTGGTTGAAAGTGAATGGTACTTTAATGCAAAACGGGAATACTTCCAACTTTATTTTTGATGTAGCTTATATCGTCAGCTATATCAGCCAGTTTATGACTTTATTGCCGGGAGATGTTATTTCAACCGGTACTCCGGCCGGAGTAGGAATGGGGCAGAAACCTAAAGCGTGGTATTTACAACCTGGTGATGTGGTAGAACTAGGTATTGAGGGGCTGGGAACAAGTAAGCAAAACATTAAATCTTATTCTTAA
- a CDS encoding SDR family NAD(P)-dependent oxidoreductase, with translation MFSLKNKKAVITGGGSGIGKAISELFAEQGAEVHILELNEMNGAEVLSSIENQGGKAFVHASDVSDHQQVKKVFTEIGALHILVNNAGIAHVGKADTTSEEDFDKIISVNIKGVYNCLHAAIPHLKKSGNGVVLNLASIAALVGIPDRFAYSTAKGAVKAMTMSVARDYIHENIRCNSISPARVHTPFVDGFLQKNYPDNVEEMFQNLSKTQPIGRMAYPKEIAALALYLCSDEASFITGCDYPIDGGFTTLNN, from the coding sequence ATGTTTTCATTAAAAAATAAAAAGGCAGTCATTACCGGAGGCGGTAGTGGAATCGGAAAAGCCATTTCCGAACTGTTTGCTGAGCAGGGTGCTGAAGTTCATATTCTGGAACTCAATGAAATGAATGGAGCTGAGGTTTTATCAAGCATAGAAAATCAAGGAGGAAAAGCCTTTGTTCATGCCTCTGATGTTTCTGATCATCAGCAGGTAAAAAAGGTGTTTACGGAAATCGGAGCGCTTCATATTCTGGTAAATAATGCCGGTATTGCCCATGTGGGAAAAGCTGATACCACTTCAGAAGAAGATTTTGACAAAATAATTTCTGTTAATATAAAAGGAGTATACAATTGTTTGCACGCTGCCATTCCACATCTTAAAAAATCCGGGAATGGAGTAGTGCTAAACCTGGCTTCTATCGCTGCTTTGGTGGGAATCCCCGACAGATTTGCCTACAGTACCGCGAAAGGAGCTGTGAAAGCAATGACAATGAGCGTGGCCAGAGACTATATCCATGAAAATATCCGCTGTAATTCTATTTCTCCGGCAAGGGTTCATACGCCTTTTGTAGATGGATTTTTACAAAAAAACTATCCGGATAATGTGGAAGAGATGTTTCAGAACCTTTCTAAAACACAACCCATAGGAAGAATGGCCTATCCGAAGGAAATTGCTGCATTAGCGTTATATTTATGCAGTGATGAGGCGTCTTTTATAACGGGATGCGATTATCCGATCGATGGAGGTTTTACGACTTTGAATAATTAA
- a CDS encoding UxaA family hydrolase → MKNKVLKINPKDNVLVALQDIQIGEKIRFEGQHYEVMENIPAKHKFFIENLPKGSDVLMYGILVGKTEFEVKKGERMSVGNTKHAAEPYAYRAKDYHWTAPDISQFKGRTFDGYYRSNGEVGTANYWLFIPAVFCENRNLDIIKEALHNELGYAVGDKYKEYTHHLLGAFQKGEDLGNISLAPVIEPKERVFKNIDGIKFLNHSGGCGGTRQDSALLSKLLAAYADHPNVAGVTVLSLGCQHLQVENLKKDLQERNPDFDKPLFVFEQQTAQSEETLIKQAIHDTFIGLIEINKMERKPAGLEKLVLGVKCGGSDGFSGISANPAVGYTADLLVSLGGKVLLAEFPELCGAEQEMIDRSVSREIAEKFIRLMTEYDALAHQAGSGFYMNPSPGNIKDGLITDAIKSVGAARKGGLSPVTDVLDYTEKATQSGLNLVCTPGNDVEATTGKAAAGATLILFTTGLGTPTGNPVCPTIKVATNSALAVRMADIIDIDTGPIIEGEKTIAEMGEDILNYCIEVASGRAIPKAVLLNQDDFIPWKKGVSL, encoded by the coding sequence ATGAAAAATAAAGTTTTAAAAATCAACCCAAAAGATAATGTCCTGGTGGCATTGCAGGATATTCAAATTGGAGAAAAAATCCGGTTTGAAGGACAACACTATGAAGTGATGGAAAATATTCCGGCCAAACATAAATTCTTCATCGAGAATCTTCCAAAGGGAAGCGATGTATTGATGTATGGCATTTTGGTGGGAAAGACAGAATTTGAGGTGAAAAAAGGCGAACGAATGAGTGTGGGAAATACAAAACATGCAGCAGAACCTTATGCGTACAGAGCCAAAGACTATCATTGGACAGCTCCTGATATTTCTCAATTTAAAGGCAGAACATTCGACGGGTATTATCGAAGCAACGGGGAAGTAGGAACTGCCAATTACTGGCTTTTTATCCCTGCTGTTTTTTGTGAAAACCGAAACCTGGATATTATTAAAGAAGCCTTACACAACGAATTAGGCTATGCTGTAGGTGATAAATATAAAGAATATACCCACCATTTACTGGGAGCTTTTCAAAAAGGAGAGGATTTGGGGAATATTTCATTAGCCCCGGTGATAGAACCTAAGGAAAGGGTTTTTAAAAATATTGATGGAATTAAATTTTTAAATCATAGCGGAGGTTGTGGAGGAACAAGACAGGACTCTGCTCTATTGAGTAAACTGTTAGCGGCTTATGCCGATCATCCGAATGTGGCCGGAGTTACCGTTCTAAGTCTGGGTTGCCAGCATCTTCAGGTGGAGAATTTAAAAAAAGATTTACAGGAAAGAAATCCTGATTTTGATAAACCCTTGTTCGTATTTGAACAACAGACAGCACAAAGTGAAGAGACTTTAATCAAACAAGCTATTCATGATACTTTTATCGGATTGATTGAAATAAATAAGATGGAACGAAAACCTGCAGGACTAGAGAAACTTGTTTTGGGAGTAAAATGTGGTGGAAGTGACGGATTTAGCGGGATTTCTGCGAATCCGGCGGTGGGATATACTGCCGATTTACTGGTAAGCCTTGGCGGAAAAGTTTTGCTGGCTGAGTTCCCGGAACTTTGCGGTGCCGAACAGGAAATGATTGACAGGTCAGTAAGTAGGGAAATCGCAGAGAAATTTATTCGGTTGATGACAGAATATGATGCTCTGGCTCATCAAGCAGGTTCAGGTTTTTATATGAATCCTTCCCCCGGAAATATTAAAGACGGATTGATTACAGATGCTATAAAATCTGTTGGAGCAGCCAGAAAAGGAGGTCTTTCACCGGTTACGGATGTTCTTGATTATACGGAGAAAGCAACTCAGTCTGGACTCAATCTGGTATGTACGCCGGGAAATGATGTAGAAGCAACAACAGGAAAAGCTGCTGCAGGAGCTACCTTGATATTATTTACAACAGGATTGGGTACGCCAACAGGAAATCCCGTTTGTCCGACTATAAAAGTGGCAACCAATTCAGCGTTGGCTGTAAGAATGGCTGATATTATTGATATTGATACAGGGCCGATCATAGAGGGAGAAAAAACAATTGCCGAAATGGGCGAGGATATATTAAACTATTGCATCGAAGTCGCAAGTGGAAGAGCGATACCGAAGGCAGTATTATTAAATCAGGATGATTTTATTCCATGGAAAAAAGGAGTGAGTTTATAA
- the fucP gene encoding L-fucose:H+ symporter permease, translating into MQNIPPEQSTSVSSERKSYLFPLILVTSLFFFWGFVHNLDPVLIPHLRKAFQLTDLESSLVDFSIFIAYFLMAIPAGNMMRKYGYKSGIIFGLCLFALGAFLFIPAANTRMYIFFLGALFIIACGLAFLETAANPYVTILGPAETATRRLNFSQSFNGLAAFIAPIIGGKYILTGQSLTDAQIKALSPQDLEMYITHESASVKGPYLILGIIIVVVMLLFVFTKLPDIKHEDEGNPTKISDAWKHKHLRWAVVAQFFYVGAQVCVLSFFIRFIVVSAGITEKNAAFYSGLAGLAFMVGRFAGTFLMKYIKPNKLLMIYAVLSMVLTLVAIFGTGTITIYALIGVAFFMSVMFPTIFSLGIAGLGKDTKMASSLIVMSIVGGAILPLGLGYISDVTQNIQYGYIVPFICFIVVFVFGMYGWKPVDHIVKRL; encoded by the coding sequence ATGCAAAATATACCACCGGAACAATCCACGTCCGTTTCATCAGAAAGGAAAAGTTATCTTTTTCCATTGATACTGGTGACCAGCCTTTTCTTTTTTTGGGGCTTTGTCCATAATTTGGATCCTGTGCTGATTCCTCATCTGAGAAAAGCATTTCAATTAACCGATCTGGAATCTTCCCTTGTAGATTTTTCCATATTTATTGCCTATTTTCTGATGGCAATTCCTGCCGGAAATATGATGCGAAAATATGGCTACAAAAGTGGAATTATATTCGGATTGTGCCTGTTTGCATTGGGTGCTTTCCTTTTCATTCCTGCAGCCAATACAAGAATGTATATTTTCTTTTTGGGAGCACTTTTTATAATCGCTTGCGGACTCGCATTCCTGGAAACGGCTGCTAATCCTTACGTAACGATATTAGGACCGGCAGAAACAGCCACCCGCAGACTTAATTTCTCACAATCTTTCAATGGGCTTGCCGCTTTTATTGCCCCGATTATAGGTGGAAAATATATTCTTACCGGGCAATCCCTTACGGATGCACAGATCAAAGCACTTTCTCCACAGGATCTGGAAATGTATATTACCCATGAATCTGCCAGTGTGAAGGGGCCTTACCTGATTTTGGGAATAATCATCGTGGTGGTTATGTTGCTATTTGTTTTTACCAAACTACCGGATATAAAACATGAAGATGAAGGAAATCCTACCAAAATTTCTGATGCTTGGAAACATAAACATCTGAGGTGGGCTGTTGTTGCTCAGTTCTTTTATGTAGGTGCTCAGGTCTGCGTACTCAGTTTTTTTATCCGTTTTATTGTTGTCTCTGCAGGAATTACAGAAAAAAATGCTGCCTTTTATTCCGGATTGGCGGGCTTAGCCTTTATGGTAGGACGTTTCGCCGGAACCTTTTTAATGAAGTATATAAAACCCAATAAATTATTGATGATATACGCTGTTCTAAGCATGGTATTGACTTTAGTTGCCATATTCGGAACCGGAACCATTACGATCTATGCATTAATAGGAGTTGCTTTTTTTATGTCTGTGATGTTTCCGACTATTTTTTCTCTGGGAATTGCCGGTTTGGGAAAAGATACTAAAATGGCTTCTTCACTCATCGTGATGTCTATTGTGGGCGGAGCCATTTTACCACTTGGATTGGGATATATTTCAGACGTTACCCAAAATATACAATACGGTTATATTGTACCATTCATATGCTTTATAGTTGTATTTGTATTCGGAATGTACGGCTGGAAACCGGTTGATCATATTGTAAAAAGACTATGA
- a CDS encoding LutC/YkgG family protein yields MGSREDILTKIKKAKPAENELPTDFSFISTAENLLETFVAAAQSNGSQVTLIEDEKEIINYITENIASDERIIFNIKGFEDENEELEDQYINDPHKLESVDVAVIEGSIGVAENAAVWITENQMKYRVLPFITQHLFVMLKADSIVPLLHDAYKITKVEDGFSLFISGPSKTADIEQSLVIGAHGARSHHLFILK; encoded by the coding sequence ATGGGAAGTAGGGAAGATATTTTAACTAAAATAAAAAAAGCAAAACCGGCAGAAAATGAACTGCCAACTGATTTTTCATTTATTTCCACAGCCGAGAACCTGCTAGAAACCTTTGTGGCAGCAGCTCAAAGCAATGGTTCACAAGTAACATTAATAGAAGATGAAAAGGAGATTATTAATTATATCACTGAAAATATTGCCTCTGACGAAAGAATCATTTTTAATATTAAAGGATTTGAAGATGAAAATGAAGAACTGGAAGATCAATACATCAATGATCCTCATAAGTTGGAAAGTGTAGATGTCGCCGTGATAGAAGGAAGTATAGGCGTAGCAGAAAACGCGGCAGTCTGGATTACGGAAAATCAAATGAAGTATCGGGTTTTGCCCTTTATTACACAGCACTTATTTGTAATGCTGAAAGCAGATTCAATAGTTCCCTTACTACATGATGCCTATAAAATAACAAAGGTTGAAGACGGGTTTTCTCTTTTTATTTCCGGTCCGTCTAAAACAGCTGATATTGAACAATCATTAGTCATTGGGGCTCATGGAGCAAGAAGTCATCATTTATTTATTCTAAAATAA
- a CDS encoding lactate utilization protein B translates to MRNHASLAEQFNLDENRVDWHNKTLWFVREKRDKQSHQVPDWEKLREIASKIKLNVLSNLDTYLMEFEKNALANGIQIHWAKDAEEHNEIVLSILKDHQVKYMVKSKSMLTEECHLNEYLEKNGIEVTDTDLGERIVQLAKEPPSHVVLPCIHKKKEEIGEIFHKHLNAPEGLSDPQQLTEIARQDLRKKFLQSQAALTGINFAVAETGEFVVCTNEGNADMGTHLANVHIACMGLEKIIPKREHLGIFLRLLARSGTGQSITTYSSHFRKPRAGQDMHIIIVDNGRSEHLGKEKFRNSLKCIRCGACFNTCPVYRRSGGHSYHTAVAGPIGSILNPIRNREDYKDLPFASTLCGSCTNVCPVKIDLHNQLYELRQEIIASGSGESIKGFSMKMMARSLSNIKKYEKFKRTVKWGYRYTPFLLKNKINPWYKHREMPEMPKESFKEWYQKNISDGK, encoded by the coding sequence ATGAGAAACCATGCCTCTTTAGCCGAACAGTTTAATCTCGATGAAAATCGGGTCGACTGGCATAATAAAACCTTGTGGTTTGTTCGTGAGAAAAGAGACAAGCAAAGTCATCAGGTGCCTGATTGGGAAAAATTGAGGGAAATCGCGTCAAAAATAAAACTCAACGTTCTTTCCAATCTGGATACCTATTTAATGGAATTTGAGAAAAATGCCTTAGCGAATGGTATTCAGATACATTGGGCTAAAGATGCCGAAGAGCACAACGAAATTGTCCTTTCTATTTTAAAAGATCACCAGGTAAAATACATGGTAAAGAGCAAATCCATGCTGACGGAAGAATGCCATCTGAATGAATATCTGGAAAAAAATGGAATTGAAGTAACCGATACTGATCTCGGAGAAAGGATTGTTCAGTTGGCTAAAGAACCGCCGAGTCACGTCGTTTTACCCTGCATTCACAAAAAGAAAGAAGAGATTGGAGAAATTTTTCATAAGCACCTCAACGCACCGGAAGGACTTTCCGATCCTCAACAGCTGACTGAAATCGCAAGACAGGATTTGAGAAAGAAGTTTTTACAAAGTCAGGCAGCTTTAACAGGGATTAATTTTGCCGTGGCAGAAACAGGAGAATTTGTAGTCTGCACCAATGAAGGAAACGCAGATATGGGAACTCATCTGGCTAACGTACATATTGCCTGTATGGGATTGGAGAAAATAATTCCGAAGCGTGAACATTTAGGCATTTTTCTTCGTCTGCTTGCCAGAAGTGGTACCGGACAGTCTATTACGACTTATTCCAGTCACTTTAGGAAACCGCGTGCCGGGCAGGATATGCATATTATTATTGTGGATAACGGAAGATCAGAACATTTGGGTAAGGAAAAGTTCAGAAATTCCTTGAAATGTATTCGATGCGGAGCCTGTTTCAATACCTGTCCAGTATATAGACGAAGCGGCGGACATAGCTATCATACAGCGGTTGCCGGTCCTATCGGATCAATTTTAAATCCAATACGGAATAGGGAAGACTACAAAGATCTGCCTTTTGCTTCTACCTTGTGTGGTTCCTGTACCAATGTCTGTCCTGTAAAAATCGATCTGCATAATCAATTGTATGAATTAAGACAGGAAATTATTGCATCAGGGTCAGGAGAATCAATAAAAGGGTTTTCTATGAAAATGATGGCGAGATCTTTAAGCAATATAAAAAAATATGAAAAGTTTAAACGAACAGTAAAATGGGGCTATCGTTACACCCCATTTTTATTGAAAAATAAAATAAATCCGTGGTATAAGCATAGAGAAATGCCGGAAATGCCAAAGGAAAGTTTTAAAGAATGGTATCAAAAAAATATAAGCGATGGGAAGTAG
- a CDS encoding (Fe-S)-binding protein: MKVGLFIPCYIDVLYPQVGIATYTLLKRLKVDIVYPMGQTCCGQPMANSGYEYLACGTNKNFIQQFKEFDKIVAPSGSCVLHIKEHLKGESDLEKNQALHIQNNIYELTEFLTDVVKVENLKASFPHKVGFHQSCHGQRGLHLSGMSELTAPYFSKPEQLLQQVEGIEWVKLDKKDECCGFGGTFCVTEETVSSKMGKDRLADHEKNGAEYITACDMSCLMHLEGIANREKSHVKVIHIAEILNTQNAEQ, encoded by the coding sequence ATGAAAGTAGGCTTATTTATACCATGTTATATAGATGTACTGTATCCTCAGGTAGGAATAGCGACTTATACTTTGTTAAAAAGGCTCAAAGTCGATATCGTCTATCCGATGGGACAAACATGTTGCGGACAACCTATGGCTAATTCGGGGTATGAATATCTGGCTTGTGGAACCAATAAGAACTTTATTCAACAATTCAAAGAATTTGATAAGATTGTTGCTCCTTCAGGAAGTTGTGTCCTGCATATAAAAGAACATCTGAAAGGTGAAAGTGATCTTGAAAAAAATCAGGCACTGCATATTCAAAACAATATCTATGAACTGACCGAGTTTTTAACGGATGTTGTAAAGGTAGAAAACCTGAAAGCATCCTTTCCTCATAAGGTAGGATTTCATCAAAGTTGCCATGGCCAAAGAGGTTTGCACCTTTCTGGCATGAGCGAATTGACAGCTCCTTATTTTTCAAAGCCGGAACAATTATTACAACAAGTTGAAGGGATTGAATGGGTTAAGCTGGATAAAAAGGACGAATGTTGTGGCTTTGGCGGAACTTTTTGTGTTACCGAAGAAACCGTTTCCTCAAAAATGGGAAAAGACCGGTTAGCAGATCATGAGAAAAACGGAGCAGAATATATTACAGCATGTGATATGTCTTGTCTGATGCACCTGGAGGGCATTGCCAACAGAGAAAAGAGCCATGTAAAAGTCATTCACATCGCAGAAATTCTGAATACCCAAAACGCTGAGCAATGA
- a CDS encoding AraC family transcriptional regulator, protein MKPQFLKISSHTLHSFNARKDVMPDVNNKWHYHMVLELIYFRKGSGTQYVGNTIERFREGDVALIGKNLPHYWQFDPKYFENNKRNKVEVFVIHFDENFCGEEFLKLPENHELKKMLLASSRGLQIKGETREKLVQLIPEIINNTGTLKIIKLLEALSFISTSLDCDFLASSHFKCHFNEDEKQRIQEIYNYTLSRYTEKITLEEIARIASLNPNSFCKFFKSKTGKTYTQFVNEIRIGDACQKLIEDQMSVKEICFASGFNNFTSFHECFKTITGKSPLKYQQLYRK, encoded by the coding sequence TTGAAACCGCAGTTTCTGAAAATATCGTCCCATACTTTACATTCTTTCAATGCTAGAAAGGACGTGATGCCTGATGTGAATAATAAATGGCATTATCATATGGTGCTGGAACTTATTTATTTCCGGAAAGGTTCGGGAACACAGTATGTAGGAAACACGATTGAACGGTTCAGAGAAGGTGATGTAGCCTTGATTGGAAAAAATTTGCCCCATTACTGGCAGTTTGACCCGAAATATTTTGAAAACAACAAGAGAAATAAGGTTGAAGTCTTTGTGATCCATTTCGATGAAAATTTCTGTGGTGAAGAGTTTTTAAAGCTACCTGAGAATCACGAGTTGAAAAAGATGCTTCTTGCAAGTTCAAGGGGACTACAAATCAAAGGAGAAACCCGCGAAAAGCTGGTACAACTCATCCCTGAGATCATTAACAATACCGGAACTCTCAAAATTATTAAATTACTGGAGGCTTTATCTTTCATCAGCACTTCATTGGATTGTGATTTTCTGGCTTCATCTCATTTCAAATGTCATTTTAATGAAGATGAAAAACAGCGGATTCAGGAAATTTACAATTATACATTATCACGGTATACGGAAAAGATTACTCTGGAAGAAATTGCAAGAATTGCCAGTCTTAATCCCAATTCCTTTTGTAAATTTTTTAAATCTAAAACCGGGAAAACCTATACTCAATTTGTCAATGAAATACGGATCGGAGATGCCTGTCAAAAATTAATTGAAGATCAAATGTCAGTCAAAGAAATCTGTTTTGCCAGTGGCTTCAACAATTTTACCAGCTTTCATGAATGTTTTAAAACCATTACCGGCAAAAGTCCTTTAAAGTACCAGCAATTGTATAGAAAGTAA